ATCAATGATCTCTGGTGAGCAGGCGCATTCTAGATTGATAGGCAAGGGACTATTGGCACAAATATGGAAGAGATCTTCTTCGTGGATATGGCGACGATCTTCTCTGAGATGAAGCGTCACTTGAGAGGCTCCCGCATTGTGTAGGATAAAAACTGCTTCTAGAGGGTTGGGATCGTGGATTTTGCGAGCTTCTCTCAAGGTGGCGATGTGATCGATATTGACTCCTAGCAACATATCTATCTCCTTTTTCTTTTATTATAAAATACAGCACAAAGTTTGAAAGGAATTATGATGAGATTATTTGAAATTTTGAAGTATTTAGGGATAGATTCTCAAGGATTTTCTGATTTTGAAGTGAGGGGATTGAGTCAGCTTCAAGAAGCTCAAGAGTGCGATCTAGTCTATATCGATCAAGACAAATATCTTGATGGATTGAAAGATTCAAAAGCTGGAGCTGTTTTGGTTGCGCAAAAAAATGCCTCACATATTCCTTCCACGATGCAAAAGATTATCGTCCCAAACCCCCATCTAGCATTTGCCTATCTTTCCAGTTTCTTTGCTTATGAAAATTTTTCCTTCCAAGGGGAAGATCCCAAAATCGGGGAAGGAGCGATTGTGATGGATGGGGCGTATGTCGGCAAAGATGTGGAGATCGGAGAGAGAAGCGTGATTATGGCAGGAGCAGTGATTGGCGATGGAGCCAAAATCGGAAAAGATTGCAAAATCTATCCCAATGCAGTGATTTATGCGCACACAGAGATTGGGGATCGTGTCTATATCCATGCAGGGAGCGTGATAGGGGGCGATGGTTTTGGCTATGCTCATACACAAGAGGGCAAGCATATCAAAATCTTCCACAATGGCAAGGTGATCATTGAAGATGATGTTGAGATTGGTGCAAATTGCACGATTGATCGTGCAGTGTTTGGCGAGACGCGAATCAAGCAGGGAAGCAAAATTGATAATCTTGTGCAGATCGGCCATAATTGCGTGATCGGAGAGCATACGATCTTGGTTTCTCAAGTGGGGCTTGCTGGATCTACCACAACAGGACGCAATGTCGTGATGGGAGGACAGGCAGGGACTGGAGGGCATATCCATATCGGAGATTTTGTTCAAATCGCAGGGAGGGGAGCAGTCGGGAAAAACCTCCCTCCTCATACCAAATGGGGTGGCCATCCTCTAATGGAGCTAGATGAATGGATGAAGTTTT
Above is a genomic segment from Helicobacter kayseriensis containing:
- the lpxD gene encoding UDP-3-O-(3-hydroxymyristoyl)glucosamine N-acyltransferase: MRLFEILKYLGIDSQGFSDFEVRGLSQLQEAQECDLVYIDQDKYLDGLKDSKAGAVLVAQKNASHIPSTMQKIIVPNPHLAFAYLSSFFAYENFSFQGEDPKIGEGAIVMDGAYVGKDVEIGERSVIMAGAVIGDGAKIGKDCKIYPNAVIYAHTEIGDRVYIHAGSVIGGDGFGYAHTQEGKHIKIFHNGKVIIEDDVEIGANCTIDRAVFGETRIKQGSKIDNLVQIGHNCVIGEHTILVSQVGLAGSTTTGRNVVMGGQAGTGGHIHIGDFVQIAGRGAVGKNLPPHTKWGGHPLMELDEWMKFYVSLRRMLKKNNKTQ